The following are encoded in a window of Sminthopsis crassicaudata isolate SCR6 chromosome 3, ASM4859323v1, whole genome shotgun sequence genomic DNA:
- the FAM167B gene encoding protein FAM167B, giving the protein MALGSLAFGALGEEEEREEETLDSLKALAAKLKLQTRRPSYLEWTARVQSQAWRRGQTRAELGEPGVGTICGFRTLDDALQWLREELRQMQAQDRELAGQLLRLRSRMHQLKVEQICRQHQELLDAAELEAEAEGLGFGEAAELLSPGSLRAPRLLAPPLRDIGLTRMNISARRFTLC; this is encoded by the exons ATGGCTTTGGGGTCCCTGGCGTTTGGGGCTCTGGGTGAGGAGGAAGAACGAGAGGAGGAGACCCTGGACAGCTTGAAGGCACTCGCTGCCAAACTAAAGCTGCAGACCAGAAGGCCCTCATACCTGGAGTGGACGGCCAGGGTCCAAAGCCAAGCCTGGCGCCGAGGGCAGACCAGGGCCGAACTAGGGGAACCAGGCGTGGGAACCATCTGTGGTTTTCGCACTCTGGATGACGCCTTGCAGTGGCTCAGAGAGGAGTTG AGGCAGATGCAGGCCCAGGATCGGGAGCTGGCAGGGCAGCTGTTGCGCCTCCGGTCACGCATGCACCAGCTGAAGGTGGAGCAGATCTGCAGGCAGCACCAGGAGCTGTTGGACGCTGCCGAGCTGGAGGCCGAGGCCGAGGGGTTGGGCTTCGGAGAGGCCGCAGAGCTGCTGAGCCCGGGCTCCCTTCGGGCCCCTCGCCTGCTGGCTCCCCCGCTCAGGGACATTGGTCTCACCCGGATGAACATCAGCGCTCGGCGCTTCACCCTGTGCTAA